One Algoriphagus sp. Y33 genomic window, AATTTTGGGCCGTTCTTTGTAAGAATTCTGGATCCAAATGGGGTTCCAAATGTCCCAACCGATGAGATGGGTAGAGGAGTAGGTAGAGTGAGAGGAACTGTTTATTCACTGTATGAAATTTGGAACGATGCAAATGATATTCGGAATTCACCTTATAATATGCGTCGCGATTTTCACTACAATAATCCTAATTCCGAATACTTTGGGCAAGTCGTTCCCCCCAAGACTTCAGCAGAAGATACTCTTCGGAGCATGTATTCCTATCCCAGAAAAATAGAGGGAGAGCCTTGGAATTTGAACAATACATCAGGGAGGACTTCCAAAGATGTGTATGTTTATAGACTTGCGGAGACCTATCTCCTTCGCGCCGAAGCATATCTTAGAAATGGAAATACTGATAAGGCTGCGGAAGATATAAACGCCTTACGGGCACGTGCCAATGCAGGTTTAATTTCTCCCGGGGATGTTTCCTTGGATTTTATTCTTGACGAAAGAGCCCGTGAGCTTCTTTTTGAAGAGCCGAGAAGACGTACCTTGATTCGGATGGGTAAACTGGTAGAACGGGTGAAGCAACATGGATTATTGGAGAGCTCTCGCAATACGATTCAAGATTATAACGGGCTATGGCCTATTCCCCAAGTTGTCATTGATGCCAACATTGGAGCGGAATTAGAACAAAATCCAGGATATTAATAGGATAAACATATGGAAATCAACATGCGCAGTATTTTAATCGGCTTGGGAACTTTGCTTTTCCCGCTTATGGCATCAGCACAGCAAGCCCCAAATGATATCACCGGCAACTATTATTTGCCTCCGGTTTCCAAACCGGGAGAAGGGGCTTTGCTGAAATCAGAGTTGATTTATGGGTTGGACAACAGGCCTACTCCTGAGGTTCATGCTTCCACCTTGATCGAAACTCCGGAAGGTATCGTCTCGGCTTTCTTTGGGGGAACCCATGAAAATAACCCGGATGTGGGAATCAGAATATCCCATCTCGTAAATGGAGAATGGACCTGGCCTGAGGAAATTGTCAATGGTGTACAAAATGACACGCTTCGATACCCGTGTTGGAATCCTGTGCTATTTCAACCTGAAGGAAAGCCCCTGATGCTGTTTTATAAAGTTGGTCCCAGCCCGACCACCTGGTGGGGAATGCTGACTACTTCAACGGATAACGGCAAAACCTGGACTACGCCTACCAAACTGGGAGAAGATCCTGAAATCGGCCATATTATAGGTCCCGTGAAAAACAAGCCGGTACAGCTTAAGTCCGGAAGGATAATTAACCCTACTAGTCTGGAATACATTATCAACGGAAATGAACAGGACTGGATGGTATATTTTGAGATTAGTGATGATGGGGGCGACACTTGGGAGATGATAGGTCCTGTGCATGACGGAGTTGAATTTGATGCGATTCAACCAAGCATTCTGACTTATCCTGATGGTAAGATCCAGGCGATTTCCAGAACCAAACAAGGTGTGCTTTCTCAGATATGGTCAGAGGATGAGGGAGAAACCTGGGGGAAAATGACTGCCTTGACTTTGCCAAATCCAAATTCAGGCACAGACGCAGTCACGCTTGCAGATGGAAGACAATTGCTGGTCTATAACCATTCTACCAAAGAAGGAAACCAGCCTAACGGAAGGAATATTCTAAATCTTGCGATATCGGAGAATGGGCAAGACTGGAAACCGGTGATGACCTTTGAAAATGAGCCAATTGAGGATGGGTATGCCTATCCATCTATAATTCAGGCTTCAGATGGCCTTGTTCATATCACCTATACCTATAATAGAAGGTCTGTAAAGTACGCTGTGATTGATCCCAATAAATTGTAAACAGGTAGTTAATACATAAAAAATGAGATTTTTAAAGGAGGGGATAGTACTTGCTTGTCTGGTATATGCAGGAATTTCCACGGCAATTGCCCAGCAAAAAGAAAAATTTATTGAACATAAGGTGGTGTTCCAAGAAGATGGTCAATACGGCGGATGGCCTGCAAATCATGGCATCTGGGGTTGGGGCGATGAAATTTTGGTAGGTTTTGTCAAAGCTTCATTCAATCAGTCAGAGCCGGGCTTGCATACCTATGATCCCAAGTCTGCAGAGAATCAGTATGCCAGAAGCTTGGATGGTGGTGAGACTTGGGAAATCCAAGATGCTTATTCCTTGGGGCAGACAGGTTGGGGGCATGACAATAATATCAATCCGGATAGAGCCGAAAAACCTGTAGTGCTGAAAGAAGCTATGCCGGATTTTACCTCTGAGGATTTTCTGTTAACCTTCTTGAGGCATAATAATCATGACGGCCCCAGTCATTTTTATTATTCGCGGGATAAGGGAGCGCATTGGGAAGGCCCGTATGTATTTCCAAGTATGGGAACTTCCGGAATAGCAAATAGAACAGATTACCATGTGGAGGGAAAGCAAGTACTGAGTGCTTTTGTGACCACCGCAAAATCCAATTCAAAAGAGGGCAGGGTAGCATTCGTAAGAACCCAAGATGGTGGGTTGAACTGGGATTTGGTCTCATGGATTACTTCTGAGCATGGAGGCTTCGATATCATGCCCTCATCGGTACTATTATCGGAAAATGTATGGTTGACAACGATAAGAACGAGATTGGAGAACGGTCAAAATTTGATTTCAAGCTATATATCCAAAGACAATGGAAATACTTGGAATAGGTTAGTCGATCCTGCTCCCGATACCGGAAGAGGGGGATCACCACCTGCATTGGTCCAACTGAAAGATGGCCGCTTGGCACTGGGATATATCCACAGAAGCGAATATGGATCCCGTGTGCATGTACGCTTTAGCGAAAACAATGGAACATCCTGGGGAGATGAAATCATATTGCGGAGCGGAGATGGAGCAAATAGGGATGTAGGATATCCCAAAATGATACAAAGAGCCGATGGAAAGCTGGTGATGATATACTATTGGAATAATTCCAATCAGCCCGATACCAAGCCCTACCGATATATAGCAGCTACTGTATTTGATCCAGAAGAGTGGAAATAATCGGTGGATAGCTTCGGGTAGAATCAGAAGCTGCCATTCCTCACTAAATCCTTCAACTACCTAGCGAAACCACTAAATCCTTTGGCATGGTACATTCAGGAAAATACGTTGGTTTGTTGTTTCGGGAAGTTGGATTCTTGATGCTGATTCTATTGCAGGGATCTGTGTTAGGCTGTTATTTAAACTATTCAAATGTGGACAAAGAAAGAGAACTTTCAGATACACTTGCAGTAAAGGAAATACAACTGACTTTTGGTCAGCAAGGACATTTTCTGAATCAACGACAGGCATTTTCACCCGATGGTAAGTACCTGGTGTTTGACAATAGAAATGATGATTCCAAAATCGGGGAGAATGGTTCTATCCAACTTGTCAATGTAGCCTCGAAGGAAATTCAAACTGCTTATAAGCTGGAGAATCAGGCCGATTATGGTCCTGGGACAGGAGCCGTAAGTTTTCATCCCAAGAAAAATGAGGTGGTGTTTATTCATGGCTTAATGAATGCGTCAGCAGAAATACCCTATGGAATTACCCGGCGGTTTGCTATGCAGCTTGATCTGGATAAGTCCAATAGCGCCCAACCCCTGGAAGCCCGGGATGTGACTGCTCCATTCACCAAAGGAGCCCTGAGAGGGGGAACGCATGCATATTCCTATAGTGCAGAAGGGCAGTTTGTAAGTTTTACCTACAACGACGCAATTCTGGCAAATGAATCACAGACAAATCCAAGGATACAGGATCTTCGAACTGTGGGAGCATTTGTGCCCGGCCACCGGGTTCGCGTTGAAGGTGAGAAAAATGGGGAGAATTTCGACGGGAATGCGTTTGCAATTTTACTGGCCAACGTAAAAGCCAACCCCCAGCCCGGATCGGATGAAATAGCTAAGGCCTACGAGGAATGCTGGGTAGGAAATTCCGGCTATACAAAGCCAACCGGTGAAGCCCAAAAAGTAGCGTTGGCTTTCTTGGGTGATGTGATTTCTGCATCAGGAGAGATAGTAACGGAGGTATTTATAGCGGATATACCCGAGAATATTATTGGCCTTTTGGACACTGTAGACGCAGGAAGCAGGACTGAATTGCCTTCCGTTCCGGCTGGGGTAAAGCAGCGCAGGTTGACTTTCATCACCACAAATAAATATCCCGGTGTACAGGGGCCAAGGCAGTGGTTGAGAAGTTCTCCGGATGGAAATTCCATTTACTTCTATCAAAAAGACGAGGCGGGCATTACTCAGATCTTTTCCGTTTCTCCAAATGGAGGAGATATACTTCCCGTCACGACGAATGATTTTTCCGCCGACACTTCCTTTTCTTTGAGTTCGGATGGAAAATATCTGGCATATGGAGCAGCAGAAGCCATTTATGTGACGCGGGTGGAAGATGGAGTGACCATGCAGATTTTAGCCAACCCCAATAGCCAAACAACATCACTTAGCAATATTAACTGGTCCAACTCTGAGTACAGGTTGGCATACAATAGAAAAGTCGGTCAGGGAGATCAGGCTTTTTTCCAAATTTTTACATTAAACCTATCAACTTTGGTTGATCACTACTTATGACACAATTTTCTAAAACAAAAGAGCCTTTAAGAGGCATTGTTCCACCTATGGTAACCCCGCTGAATGCAGACGGATCCCTGGATTCTGAAAGTGTGGAAAAACTAATCGAACATTTGATTGCGGGCGGAGTTCACGGCATTTTTATACTCGGGACCACCGGTGAGTTTTCAGGATTGAGCTACCGAACCCGCAAAGAACTGATCAGGCAGACCTGTAGTCTGGTAAAAGATAGGGTGCCGGTGTTGGTGGGGGTTACCGACGTTTCCATAGAAGAAAGTATTGATCTGGCAGAGATTGCCGCTTCGGCAGGGGCCTATGCCGTCGTAGCCGCTCCGCCTTTCTATGTGAATATTGACCAGAAGGAATTATACAGTTACTTCAAGCAGCTGGCTGATTCCATCTCCCTACCGATGTTTCTCTACAATATGCCTTCCCACACCAAGCTCACTATAGAAGTGGATACAGTGGTCAAGCTGGCCGCCCATGAAAGGATTATTGGGTTGAAAGACAGTTCCGCCCATGCAGTTTATTTTCAGTCGCTCTGTCATATACTCAAAGACCAAGAGGATTTCGTGCTGATGGTCGGTCCGGAAGAAATGATGGCTGAGACCGTTTTGATGGGAAGTTTTGGAGGTGTCTGTGGTGGTGCCAATTTATTTCCAAAGCTCTATGTCGAACTGTACGAAGCTGCGCTTAACAGGGATTTTGATAAGCTAAAATCCTGTCAGCATGCCGTGATGGAGATCAGCAGAACTATCTATCAGGTAGGACACTACAAATCCAGCTACATGAAGGGTTTGAAAACGGCTATGTCTTTTCTTGGATTATGTCAGCCTCAGTTTGCACCTCCTTTATATCCCTTTTCAGAAGCTGAAGAACTCGAACTCCGATCCCGTTTTGAGAAAATAGCATCCTCATTAATGCCTCAATCCTCTTAAAAAAGACCTGTTTCTTAGTGAGGCAAGCTTCCTGTCAACCCCAAAATACCTCTTAGTAATGGATTTACCGATAATAGATTTAGTAGTTTTTCTGGTGTATATGGCAGCAATTGTACTGTTTGGGATCTCTTTTTCTTTCCGAAAAAGAACCGCACTGGAATACACTACCGGGGGAGGACGTCTGCCAAGCTGGGCCATAGGAATGTCCATCTTTGCGACATTTGTCAGTAGCATTAGCTTCCTTGCTCTTCCCGGAAATGCCTATTTATCCAATTGGAACGGCTTCGTCTTTAGTCTTTCCATTCCCTTGGCAGCATGGATAGCGGTACGCTATTTTGTTCCACTCTATAGAAATCTACAGAGTGAATCCGCCTACTACTACCTTGAAACACGGTTTGGCCCCTGGGCCAGAACCTATGCGTCTGTATGTTATTTGCTGACACAACTGGCCAGAATGGGAGCCATCATGTATCTGCTGGCGCTGCCTATGAATGCGCTGTTTGGCTGGAGTATTTCATTGATCATCATCTGCACCGGAATAAGCGTGATAGTCTATGCCATGCTGGGAGGAATTGAAGCGGTGATCTGGACAGATGCTATTCAGGGTATTGTGTTGATAGGTGGAGCAGTACTGTGCCTCTTGGTTATTATGTTTTCCATGCCCAATGGCCCCGGGGAAGTGTTTACCATCGCAGCTGAAGCTGATAAATTCAGCTTGGGAAGTTTCGAGTTCAATTTTGTGGAATCTACCTTTTGGATGATTCTGGTGTATGGCCTGTTTATCAATCTCCAGAATTTCGGGATTGATCAAAGCTACATCCAGCGATACATTACCGCCCGGACTGAAAAAGAAGCAAAGCGCTCTACTTGGTTTGGCAGTCTTTTGTATGTGCCTGTATCTCTCTTGTTTTTCTTTATAGGCACGGCACTTTTTTCCTATTACCAGGTATTTCCGGACTTGCTTCCCGAAAATCTGAAAATGGCAGAAAATGCCGACAAAGTCTTTCCCCATTTTATCGTATCGGGACTGCCCACGGGACTGACCGGATTATTGATTGCGTCCATATTTGCTGCAGGCATGAGTACGGTTTCCACCAGCATCAATAGTTCCGCCACGGTTTTTCTATCGGATCATTACCGGAGGTATATCCACAAAAACACGACAGAGAAGCAATCCATGCGGGTATTGTTGATTGCTTCTTTTGTGATGGGGGGGCTGAGTATAGTGGTTGGCTTGGCATTCAATGGAGTCACTAGCGCTCTGGATGCATGGTGGGCATTATCCTCCATTTTCAGCGGAGGCATACTCGGTCTTTTCCTGCTTGGGTTTGTGGTCAAAAAAGCTCCGGGAAAAGCGGCAGCAATTGGGGTATTATGCGGAGTGCTTGTGATTGGATGGATGAGTCTTTCCCCCGTGCTCTTCACAGGAACTTCTCTGGAAGGATTTAAAAATACCCTTCATACCAATCTTACAATCGTGATGGGAACACTGACAATTTTTATCGTTGGCTTTCTACTTACAGGTCTTTTTTCCAAAACAAAAAACGTCACAGCAAAATGAAATACGTAATAGGATTGGACTACGGAACAGACTCAGTCCGCGCAGTATTGGTCAATACCGAAGATGGAACAACTCTGGAGAGTTCTGTTTTCTTATTTCCAAGGTGGGCACAGGGACTTTACTGCGATCCTGCCAAAAGTCAATTCAGACAGCATCCTCTGGATCATTTGGAGGGGTTGGAGAAAACTATTACAGAAGTGGTCCGGAAATCCGGAGTAACTAAGCACCTGATCAAGGGGATTTGTGTGGACACCACGGGATCATCCCCCATGGCTGTGGATGAAAAGGGAGTGTCTTTGGCCATGACTTCCGGCTTTGAAGATAATCCCAATGCCATGATGCTGCTCTGGAAAGATCATTCCTCTATCAAAGAAGCGAATGAAATCACAGAACTGGCGAGGAGCTGGGGAGGGGAGGATTTTACCAAATACTCCGGAGGGATCTATTCTTCCGAATGGTTTTGGTCCAAAATCCTATCGGTTCACCGCAAGGACACAGAAGTCGCCAAAGCAGCTTATTCCTGGATGGAGCATTGTGACTACATCACGGGTATTCTTACGGGCCAGTCTCCAATGCATGTCAAAAGAAGCAGATGTGCGGCCGGTCATAAGGCTCTTTGGCACGGGGACTGGGATGGTCTGCCTCCCGTTGAGTTTTTGTCGTCTCTAGATCATTCATTGGCCGATCTTAGGGAAAACCTGTTTACTCATACGTATACTTCCAATGAATCTGCCGGCAAAATCAGTGGGGAATGGGCTGCCAAACTTGGACTCTCAGAAGATACTCTTATCGCTGTAGGAACCATTGATGCGCATGCCGGTGCTGTGGGGGCGGGGATTCGGGAGCATGCCTTGGTCAAAGTAGTAGGCACTTCTACCTGTGATATTTTAGTGGCCTCACCACAGGAAATGGATAAGAAACTGATCAAGGGAATTTGCGGTCAGGTAGATGGATCTGTACTTGCGGGATTGATTGGCCTGGAGGCCGGGCAAGCCGGTTTCGGTGATGTATTGGCTTGGTTCAAAGGACTGCTTCTCACTCCATCCATTCAATTGATCCGAAACAGTAAGCATATTGATAGTCTTGAAAAAGAGAAATTGCTTGCTGAAATGGAAGAAGCCATGCTGATTCACCTGTCTGAAGAAGCGCTAAAGCTGCCCGAAGGAGACAGCAATATAGTCGCACTGGATTGGATTAACGGACGTCGTTCTCCTGATGCGGATGAATCGCTGCAGGGAGCATTGCTGGGATTGGATATGGGAACCACTGCCGCCCATTTGTTCAGAAGTCTGGTTGAGTCCTTATGTTTTGGCTCAAAGAGAATCATAGACAGATTTGAAGAGGAAGGCCTGCGAATAGATGAAGTGATCGCAGTAGGGGGCGTTGCCAATAAATCAGAATTGGTGATGCAGACCATGGCTGATGTGCTTGGGAGAACTATCAAAATCACGGCATCCACCCAGACTCCTGCCTTGGGTTCGGCTATTTATGCCGCTGTGGCATGCGGGGTTTATGCTTCTATGGACAGTGCGATCAGTGCGATGGGACCCGGTTTCAGTAGGATTTATGAGCCCGATAGGGAGAAAAAGGATTTTTATGCCAAAAAATACCTTGATTATATCAGACTGGGGCAAACGGAAGAGGAGTACAACAAAGTGATAAGGTAAGAAATCATGGATACCGGCATCCGGTAAAACTAAAGTTGACAGAGAGAACCAAGAATCATGAATCAAGAGTTGAGTGAATGGTAAAATATACCGGATAACCTTGTCAGGTTTTGCAATTGGAACTGCAGAATTCGATTAATTCATCAAAACCAATGGTGTAAACCTTACAGGTTTTGGTTAACATGACACTAGTTTCAGTTGCCAAGTTAAACTTGATACTTGACAGATTAGTGACAACCAATTAAAGCACAGTCATTACTGCCAATGAGATTGTTTTTTAATGAAATTAACCCCAAGTTTGATGAACTAATCCGGTCATAACTGCGTCAAAGAGTTAGACATTTAATTGTTTTCACGGGGATTTTTCCTTCAAAAACCAATCGCTTGTTATCCTATGGATGATCTTTTAGCTGCCCGGTCTCAGATGGCTCTTTCGCTGGGGTTTCATATCATTTTTGCTTGCATTGGTATGGTGATGCCGTTTTTCATGGCAACCTCCCATTACAAATACCTTAAAACCGCCAATCCTATTTACAGGGATCTGACCAAAGCCTGGAGCAAGGGGGTGGCAATTTTCTTTGTGACCGGCGCGGTATCAGGAACAGTACTGTCGTTTGAATTGGGGTTGCTCTGGCCTGAGTTTATGCTGCATGCAGGACCTATTTTCGGAATGCCTTTTTCATTGGAAGGAACGGCATTTTTCATCGAGGCGATAGCGTTGGGATTCTTTCTTTACGGTTGGGGCAAGTTCAAGCCCTGGTTTCACTGGTTTACGGGAGTAGTGGTGGGAATCAGCGGCCTGGCTTCAGGGATATTGGTAGTAGCTGCGAACGGATGGATGAATAGTCCCAGTGGTTTTGACTATGTGGATGGAAAGTTTCTCAATATAGATCCTGTGGCAGCGATGTTCAATGACGCTTGGTTTACCCAGGCACTGCATATGACGCTGGCGGCTTTTGCAGCTACCGGATTTGCGGTGGCAGGAATCCATGCTTTTATGATGCTGAAAGGGAAAAGTGGAGATTTTCACCGTAAAGCATTTACCATTGCCATTTTATTTGGAGCAGTCGCTGCGCTGCTTCAGCCTATTTCCGGGGATATTTCTGCCAAGGATATAGCCGTACGACAGCCTGCGAAACTTGCTGCAATGGAAGCACACTTCGAAACTAGCAAGTCCGCTCCCTTGATTATCGGTGGTATTCCCGATGAAGAAGCGAAGGAAGTCAATTATGCCATTAAAATCCCGGGCGCTTTAAGTTTCCTTGCCCATGGAGATTTTGAGGCGGAAGTCATGGGGTTGGATCAGTTTCCTGAGGAACACCATCCACCTGTCATGGTGACGCATTTTGCTTTTCAGATTATGGTGGGATTGGGAATGATCCTGGTTGGGCTGAGCTTATTGTATTTCATTGCTCTATGGAAAAAGAAAAGCTGGCAGCTCAAACGGTGGTTTCTATGGCTTTTTGTCTTGGCCACACCGCTGGGATTTATCGCCCTGGAAGCCGGATGGACGGTCACCGAAGTGGGGAGACAGCCATGGATTATCTATGAGATTATGCTTACCAAAGATGCCGTGACACCTATTCCGGGAATCCAATATTCATTCTTCATATTTACCGCGATTTATCTCTCGCTTACAGTCATAGTGACATTTTTGCTTTATAGGCAGATCAAAGCTGTACCTGAGTCATTAAATCAAAAAAGGGATGTGCCGGCTGAATCTTAAACTGAACTTATGCTCTATGTAGTTATCATTTTTCTTTGTCTGTCGCTGCTGATGTATGTTCTTCTCGGTGGTGCTGATTTCGGTGCGGGGATCGTTGAGATATTCACTCCATTCTCTATGAGGGAGAAGCTTCGCGATACTACGTATAAGACCATCGGCCCGATCTGGGAAGCAAATCACATGTGGCTGATTATAGCCATCGTGATTCTGTTTGTGGGTTTTCCTCCTATATACACCATGCTTTCTGTACATCTTCATATTCCCTTGGCATTGATGCTTATCGGGATTATCGGAAGGGGGACGGCTTTTGTTTTTCGGCATTATGATGCGTATCAGGATGATATGCAGAAAGTCTATAATTTTATTTTCACCTATTCGAGTTTTATTACCCCATTTTTCTTGGGACTGATCTTCGGAGCTGCTGTTGGTGGTCAAATAGATCCGGAAGCTGCGGGATTTTATGAGGCATATATTCTTCCTTGGTTCAACCTGTTCAGTATTTCCGTTGGTGTTTTCACTGTGGCTATCTGTGGTTTTTTGGCCTCTGTTTTTTTGGTTGGCGAGGCCAAAAGAGCTGATGTCAAACTGGTAGTGGTACGAAAAGCCAAGCTGTTTATAGTATTTACAGTGCTGGCAGGTGGCTTTGTGTTTGCTTCCTCGCTTATAGATGAGGTGCCGCTTGTAGAGTTGCTGCTTACAGAATGGATTACAATCGGGACTCTGGTGCTGGCCACTTTGGCAATGATTGTTTTATGGATGCAATTAAGAAGCGGTAGTAATCTATTGGTTCGTTTTCTGTGCGGGTTTGTAGTTACGGCGATTCTACTGGCCTTTGGCTATCATTATTTTCCCGATATGATTATTACCAAATCGGGAGAGA contains:
- a CDS encoding exo-alpha-sialidase — translated: MEINMRSILIGLGTLLFPLMASAQQAPNDITGNYYLPPVSKPGEGALLKSELIYGLDNRPTPEVHASTLIETPEGIVSAFFGGTHENNPDVGIRISHLVNGEWTWPEEIVNGVQNDTLRYPCWNPVLFQPEGKPLMLFYKVGPSPTTWWGMLTTSTDNGKTWTTPTKLGEDPEIGHIIGPVKNKPVQLKSGRIINPTSLEYIINGNEQDWMVYFEISDDGGDTWEMIGPVHDGVEFDAIQPSILTYPDGKIQAISRTKQGVLSQIWSEDEGETWGKMTALTLPNPNSGTDAVTLADGRQLLVYNHSTKEGNQPNGRNILNLAISENGQDWKPVMTFENEPIEDGYAYPSIIQASDGLVHITYTYNRRSVKYAVIDPNKL
- a CDS encoding sialidase family protein produces the protein MRFLKEGIVLACLVYAGISTAIAQQKEKFIEHKVVFQEDGQYGGWPANHGIWGWGDEILVGFVKASFNQSEPGLHTYDPKSAENQYARSLDGGETWEIQDAYSLGQTGWGHDNNINPDRAEKPVVLKEAMPDFTSEDFLLTFLRHNNHDGPSHFYYSRDKGAHWEGPYVFPSMGTSGIANRTDYHVEGKQVLSAFVTTAKSNSKEGRVAFVRTQDGGLNWDLVSWITSEHGGFDIMPSSVLLSENVWLTTIRTRLENGQNLISSYISKDNGNTWNRLVDPAPDTGRGGSPPALVQLKDGRLALGYIHRSEYGSRVHVRFSENNGTSWGDEIILRSGDGANRDVGYPKMIQRADGKLVMIYYWNNSNQPDTKPYRYIAATVFDPEEWK
- a CDS encoding DUF3748 domain-containing protein, with protein sequence MVHSGKYVGLLFREVGFLMLILLQGSVLGCYLNYSNVDKERELSDTLAVKEIQLTFGQQGHFLNQRQAFSPDGKYLVFDNRNDDSKIGENGSIQLVNVASKEIQTAYKLENQADYGPGTGAVSFHPKKNEVVFIHGLMNASAEIPYGITRRFAMQLDLDKSNSAQPLEARDVTAPFTKGALRGGTHAYSYSAEGQFVSFTYNDAILANESQTNPRIQDLRTVGAFVPGHRVRVEGEKNGENFDGNAFAILLANVKANPQPGSDEIAKAYEECWVGNSGYTKPTGEAQKVALAFLGDVISASGEIVTEVFIADIPENIIGLLDTVDAGSRTELPSVPAGVKQRRLTFITTNKYPGVQGPRQWLRSSPDGNSIYFYQKDEAGITQIFSVSPNGGDILPVTTNDFSADTSFSLSSDGKYLAYGAAEAIYVTRVEDGVTMQILANPNSQTTSLSNINWSNSEYRLAYNRKVGQGDQAFFQIFTLNLSTLVDHYL
- a CDS encoding dihydrodipicolinate synthase family protein, whose protein sequence is MTQFSKTKEPLRGIVPPMVTPLNADGSLDSESVEKLIEHLIAGGVHGIFILGTTGEFSGLSYRTRKELIRQTCSLVKDRVPVLVGVTDVSIEESIDLAEIAASAGAYAVVAAPPFYVNIDQKELYSYFKQLADSISLPMFLYNMPSHTKLTIEVDTVVKLAAHERIIGLKDSSAHAVYFQSLCHILKDQEDFVLMVGPEEMMAETVLMGSFGGVCGGANLFPKLYVELYEAALNRDFDKLKSCQHAVMEISRTIYQVGHYKSSYMKGLKTAMSFLGLCQPQFAPPLYPFSEAEELELRSRFEKIASSLMPQSS
- a CDS encoding sodium:solute symporter, with product MDLPIIDLVVFLVYMAAIVLFGISFSFRKRTALEYTTGGGRLPSWAIGMSIFATFVSSISFLALPGNAYLSNWNGFVFSLSIPLAAWIAVRYFVPLYRNLQSESAYYYLETRFGPWARTYASVCYLLTQLARMGAIMYLLALPMNALFGWSISLIIICTGISVIVYAMLGGIEAVIWTDAIQGIVLIGGAVLCLLVIMFSMPNGPGEVFTIAAEADKFSLGSFEFNFVESTFWMILVYGLFINLQNFGIDQSYIQRYITARTEKEAKRSTWFGSLLYVPVSLLFFFIGTALFSYYQVFPDLLPENLKMAENADKVFPHFIVSGLPTGLTGLLIASIFAAGMSTVSTSINSSATVFLSDHYRRYIHKNTTEKQSMRVLLIASFVMGGLSIVVGLAFNGVTSALDAWWALSSIFSGGILGLFLLGFVVKKAPGKAAAIGVLCGVLVIGWMSLSPVLFTGTSLEGFKNTLHTNLTIVMGTLTIFIVGFLLTGLFSKTKNVTAK
- a CDS encoding ribulokinase, yielding MKYVIGLDYGTDSVRAVLVNTEDGTTLESSVFLFPRWAQGLYCDPAKSQFRQHPLDHLEGLEKTITEVVRKSGVTKHLIKGICVDTTGSSPMAVDEKGVSLAMTSGFEDNPNAMMLLWKDHSSIKEANEITELARSWGGEDFTKYSGGIYSSEWFWSKILSVHRKDTEVAKAAYSWMEHCDYITGILTGQSPMHVKRSRCAAGHKALWHGDWDGLPPVEFLSSLDHSLADLRENLFTHTYTSNESAGKISGEWAAKLGLSEDTLIAVGTIDAHAGAVGAGIREHALVKVVGTSTCDILVASPQEMDKKLIKGICGQVDGSVLAGLIGLEAGQAGFGDVLAWFKGLLLTPSIQLIRNSKHIDSLEKEKLLAEMEEAMLIHLSEEALKLPEGDSNIVALDWINGRRSPDADESLQGALLGLDMGTTAAHLFRSLVESLCFGSKRIIDRFEEEGLRIDEVIAVGGVANKSELVMQTMADVLGRTIKITASTQTPALGSAIYAAVACGVYASMDSAISAMGPGFSRIYEPDREKKDFYAKKYLDYIRLGQTEEEYNKVIR
- a CDS encoding cytochrome ubiquinol oxidase subunit I, whose protein sequence is MDDLLAARSQMALSLGFHIIFACIGMVMPFFMATSHYKYLKTANPIYRDLTKAWSKGVAIFFVTGAVSGTVLSFELGLLWPEFMLHAGPIFGMPFSLEGTAFFIEAIALGFFLYGWGKFKPWFHWFTGVVVGISGLASGILVVAANGWMNSPSGFDYVDGKFLNIDPVAAMFNDAWFTQALHMTLAAFAATGFAVAGIHAFMMLKGKSGDFHRKAFTIAILFGAVAALLQPISGDISAKDIAVRQPAKLAAMEAHFETSKSAPLIIGGIPDEEAKEVNYAIKIPGALSFLAHGDFEAEVMGLDQFPEEHHPPVMVTHFAFQIMVGLGMILVGLSLLYFIALWKKKSWQLKRWFLWLFVLATPLGFIALEAGWTVTEVGRQPWIIYEIMLTKDAVTPIPGIQYSFFIFTAIYLSLTVIVTFLLYRQIKAVPESLNQKRDVPAES
- a CDS encoding cytochrome d ubiquinol oxidase subunit II produces the protein MLYVVIIFLCLSLLMYVLLGGADFGAGIVEIFTPFSMREKLRDTTYKTIGPIWEANHMWLIIAIVILFVGFPPIYTMLSVHLHIPLALMLIGIIGRGTAFVFRHYDAYQDDMQKVYNFIFTYSSFITPFFLGLIFGAAVGGQIDPEAAGFYEAYILPWFNLFSISVGVFTVAICGFLASVFLVGEAKRADVKLVVVRKAKLFIVFTVLAGGFVFASSLIDEVPLVELLLTEWITIGTLVLATLAMIVLWMQLRSGSNLLVRFLCGFVVTAILLAFGYHYFPDMIITKSGENLSVFNSAAVGKPVETLGWALLIGSVFILPSLFYLLYSFQGDKEINQANG